Sequence from the Maridesulfovibrio ferrireducens genome:
AAAATCAGGTGATTTAGTAGTATTATACGGCTATACCGGGACAGGTAAGAGTCAGTATGCTAAGAAGAATTTCGCTCAGAAAGATTGGGGATATTACAGGATTCAGAGTGTAGAAAGCGGTAGATCATTCGCAATGGAGATTTATCAGAGACTTCATTACCTGTACACCGGTTCTCATATTCATGCAAGCGGACATGCTTCTACCCTGGTTAAAAAGAGTATCGATATATGGCAAGAGATTAACTATATCAGAGCTAATCAAGGTCAGCTTCCTTTAGTATTCTTTGTTGATGAGGTTAATAATGCGATAAAACGCAGGGCCTGGGATATTTTGGAAATCATGAGAGACTTTAGAGATACTGCTGAAGCTAAGATTGTTCTGATTGGAGAAGAAAATACCAGGCAGAAAATTGAGAAGTATGACTCACACTATTCAGGAAGAGTAACGAATTGGTGCAACTTTGAGATACCATCACAAGAAGATATAGTTGGAGTCATTACCTCCAGTATGGAAGTAGAAGCTACTCCAGGTGTATATAAGATGATGAT
This genomic interval carries:
- a CDS encoding AAA family ATPase encodes the protein MKSVLYSTQNVKKAQNVLKEVCRTKSGDLVVLYGYTGTGKSQYAKKNFAQKDWGYYRIQSVESGRSFAMEIYQRLHYLYTGSHIHASGHASTLVKKSIDIWQEINYIRANQGQLPLVFFVDEVNNAIKRRAWDILEIMRDFRDTAEAKIVLIGEENTRQKIEKYDSHYSGRVTNWCNFEIPSQEDIVGVITSSMEVEATPGVYKMMIAKMGGSLHALERYIKLCESVANQYNLALIDFNEIKKYSIEFR